The following are encoded together in the Pseudidiomarina andamanensis genome:
- a CDS encoding DUF2982 domain-containing protein, with protein sequence MNDNSTDERIVYIKPLARAHGLGFNALGLVIFAVTMFLLLTDTPIIPAAYGLLFIASAALIFLGSAKIFEPPVSMTITPQEIVYVHRRGTWRIHWDNILRFDIPRLHRGLELEPMPYIGFRLHDIEPIIQSITPRLAVYILSEQRHLLVAALRHERPDLREYSPYFEVPDRYLSASGKEYRGVQAMFAVRCEHFRELLGYDLFVPAAALDRAPEEFITWLQQLKNTRA encoded by the coding sequence ATGAATGACAACTCAACCGACGAGCGTATTGTTTATATCAAGCCGCTAGCACGAGCCCATGGCCTAGGGTTTAACGCGCTCGGTTTGGTAATATTTGCCGTCACCATGTTTCTGTTGCTAACTGATACGCCGATTATTCCCGCTGCTTACGGTCTGCTATTTATTGCCAGTGCTGCTCTTATTTTTCTGGGTAGCGCAAAAATCTTTGAACCACCGGTCAGCATGACCATCACCCCACAAGAAATTGTCTATGTACACCGACGCGGCACTTGGCGCATTCATTGGGACAATATCTTACGCTTCGATATTCCACGCCTTCACCGCGGTCTCGAATTGGAACCCATGCCCTACATTGGCTTTCGTCTGCATGATATTGAGCCAATTATTCAAAGCATCACACCACGCCTAGCGGTCTATATATTGAGTGAGCAACGCCACTTACTAGTAGCAGCACTGCGTCACGAACGCCCAGATTTGCGCGAATATTCGCCTTATTTCGAAGTTCCCGACCGCTATCTAAGCGCCTCAGGGAAGGAATATCGCGGCGTACAAGCGATGTTCGCGGTAAGATGTGAACACTTTCGTGAATTATTAGGTTATGATTTATTTGTACCGGCGGCTGCGCTTGATCGCGCCCCCGAAGAATTCATCACCTGGCTACAGCAGTTAAAAAACACAAGAGCGTGA
- the mutH gene encoding DNA mismatch repair endonuclease MutH: MKGLIRLDEVIVQLKQLFDKASALAGLSFAELATQVGMSVPNDLRRNKGWVGQLLESALGASAGSQALQDFPELGVELKTIPLDANGKPLETTFVCTTPLVDVHQLTWETSNVRNKLQCVLWIPIDGRREVPLAERCIGTAFLWQPSAQQEAQLRADWQEHMDKIALGEVESITAHQGEVLQLRPKAANSRVLTEAIGANGEIIQTLPRGFYLKTQFTSQIIRETFGLPDPATVYE; encoded by the coding sequence ATGAAAGGATTAATCCGTTTAGACGAGGTAATTGTGCAACTCAAACAGCTCTTTGATAAAGCCAGCGCACTGGCAGGCTTAAGCTTTGCTGAGTTGGCGACTCAAGTTGGTATGAGCGTACCCAACGATTTGCGTCGCAACAAAGGTTGGGTTGGTCAGTTACTTGAGAGCGCCCTAGGCGCAAGCGCGGGTTCTCAGGCATTACAAGACTTTCCCGAGTTAGGCGTGGAATTGAAGACCATTCCTTTGGATGCCAACGGTAAACCACTCGAAACCACGTTTGTCTGTACCACACCACTGGTGGATGTACACCAGCTGACATGGGAAACCAGCAACGTGCGCAATAAACTTCAGTGTGTACTGTGGATACCCATTGACGGACGTCGCGAAGTGCCGCTGGCCGAGCGCTGCATCGGCACCGCATTTTTATGGCAGCCTAGTGCGCAACAAGAAGCCCAGTTACGCGCAGACTGGCAAGAGCATATGGACAAAATTGCATTGGGTGAAGTGGAATCGATTACCGCTCATCAGGGCGAAGTGCTGCAATTACGGCCTAAAGCCGCAAATAGCCGTGTACTGACCGAAGCCATTGGCGCCAACGGTGAAATCATTCAAACGTTACCACGGGGCTTTTATTTAAAGACTCAATTCACCAGTCAGATCATTCGCGAGACATTTGGTCTGCCCGATCCGGCCACCGTGTATGAATGA
- the rppH gene encoding RNA pyrophosphohydrolase, protein MIDAEGFRANVGIIICNEQGQVFWARRFGQHSWQFPQGGIDDGETPEQAMYRELWEEVGLKPEQVEIVYTSRNWFRYRLPKRLVRREQRPTCIGQKQKWFLLRLKCNEKDVNVMQSSHPEFDDWRWVSYWYPVRQVVSFKREVYRRVLKEFSAVVMNAAPRRPRPPRRRRS, encoded by the coding sequence GTGATAGACGCAGAAGGATTTCGCGCCAATGTGGGAATCATTATCTGCAACGAGCAGGGACAAGTCTTTTGGGCGCGTCGATTCGGTCAACATAGCTGGCAATTTCCGCAAGGCGGAATTGATGATGGCGAAACGCCAGAGCAAGCTATGTACCGTGAACTCTGGGAAGAGGTTGGGCTAAAGCCCGAACAAGTCGAAATTGTTTACACCAGTCGCAATTGGTTTCGTTACCGATTACCGAAGCGTTTGGTACGACGCGAACAACGACCAACCTGTATTGGTCAGAAGCAGAAATGGTTTTTGCTGCGGTTAAAATGTAATGAAAAAGATGTGAACGTCATGCAGTCGTCACATCCTGAGTTTGATGACTGGCGTTGGGTCAGTTACTGGTATCCTGTGCGACAAGTTGTGTCGTTCAAACGGGAAGTGTATCGACGGGTTCTGAAAGAGTTCTCGGCAGTCGTGATGAATGCTGCGCCACGTCGCCCAAGACCCCCACGCCGCCGCCGTTCTTAA
- the ptsP gene encoding phosphoenolpyruvate--protein phosphotransferase, with translation MLRVLQRIVEAVNQAPDFDLALQTMVRQVKEALHTDSCTVYLADHEQRQFALAATDGLEIRSDKPIHVPFGEGVISLAASREEPLNIANASDHPAFLKLEHVVEDRYKAMLAAPVIHRRRVLGVLAVQQEQARAFTRDEEAFVVTLAAQLAVVIAHAEAKGLLRTAKQSPWLQTIKGLPAAPGVAIGEAFVVKPPARLSEVTPKRSDMPEHEIRAFRAAVARTRQELLNISDSMKGQVADETLAIFDVYHAMMDSASLGKEVEQTINDGWRAQTALKLVVEQLVNQFENLDDEYIRERASDVRDLGNRILAHLQNREARKLNPPAQCILVADEVTATMLAELPHADIIGMVSLRGSGNSHAAIMARSMGIPAVLGVDDIQLNEVSGETLIVDGYNGDVFVSPPLQVENEYRQLADEELALRQKVMQARDLPAETTDGVRVQLNLNVGLNTERDWLNDLNVHGVGLYRTEIPFMMRERLPTEDEQEELYSQVLEQFRGAPVVMRTLDVGGDKPLPYLPMDEENPFLGWRGIRMTLDHPEIFLVQIRAMLRASVGRNNLRILLPMITSAEEVDEAVRMIHQAYHEVAEELQCSVDEQLFEPQIGVMIEVPALIYQLHCVADKVDFFSVGTNDLTQYMLAVDRNNSRVASLYDAFHPAVLHALKQIIERCDALNKPVSVCGELAGEPGGALLLLAMGYRNFSMNSYNIDRIRWIIRHISAADLDEVLLRALASRSPQEVKQHVIMALENAGLGGFVRAGG, from the coding sequence ATGCTTCGAGTACTACAGCGCATTGTTGAAGCAGTGAACCAAGCGCCAGACTTTGATCTGGCGCTGCAAACCATGGTGCGCCAAGTTAAAGAAGCTCTTCATACCGATTCCTGTACTGTTTACCTTGCCGACCATGAGCAACGCCAGTTCGCTCTGGCTGCCACTGATGGCTTAGAAATTCGCTCTGACAAACCAATTCATGTGCCATTTGGCGAGGGTGTGATTAGTCTTGCGGCGTCACGTGAAGAACCCTTAAATATTGCCAATGCTTCCGATCACCCTGCGTTCTTGAAACTCGAACATGTGGTCGAAGATCGTTATAAAGCAATGCTTGCAGCACCAGTCATTCACCGCCGTCGAGTTCTCGGCGTGTTAGCCGTTCAGCAAGAGCAAGCACGCGCATTTACTCGCGACGAAGAGGCTTTTGTGGTGACTTTGGCTGCTCAGCTAGCTGTGGTGATTGCGCACGCCGAAGCGAAGGGGCTGTTACGCACCGCGAAACAATCGCCATGGTTGCAGACCATTAAAGGCCTGCCAGCAGCGCCGGGTGTCGCTATTGGCGAAGCGTTTGTTGTCAAACCACCAGCACGATTGAGTGAAGTCACACCGAAGCGTAGTGACATGCCTGAGCACGAAATTCGTGCATTTCGCGCCGCAGTTGCTCGTACGCGGCAAGAGTTGCTGAACATTAGTGACAGCATGAAAGGGCAGGTGGCAGACGAAACACTCGCAATCTTCGATGTCTACCACGCCATGATGGACTCTGCCAGCCTCGGCAAAGAAGTTGAACAAACAATTAATGATGGTTGGCGTGCACAAACAGCGTTGAAGCTGGTGGTAGAGCAACTGGTTAATCAGTTTGAAAACCTCGACGACGAATACATTCGTGAACGTGCCAGTGATGTACGCGATCTTGGTAATCGGATCTTGGCGCACCTGCAAAATCGAGAAGCACGCAAGCTGAATCCACCAGCGCAATGTATTTTAGTTGCGGACGAAGTCACCGCGACCATGTTAGCGGAGCTGCCACACGCCGATATTATTGGCATGGTGTCGTTACGTGGCTCAGGTAACTCGCATGCAGCGATTATGGCTCGCAGCATGGGCATCCCTGCGGTACTTGGTGTCGATGACATTCAATTGAATGAAGTGAGTGGTGAAACACTCATTGTCGATGGCTACAATGGCGACGTATTTGTTAGTCCACCACTACAAGTTGAAAACGAATATCGCCAACTCGCCGACGAAGAACTCGCGTTACGTCAAAAAGTCATGCAGGCACGTGACTTGCCGGCTGAAACCACCGACGGCGTGCGCGTTCAGCTGAATTTGAATGTCGGCTTAAATACCGAACGCGATTGGCTGAATGATTTGAATGTGCATGGTGTTGGTTTATACCGCACTGAAATTCCGTTCATGATGCGCGAGCGATTACCGACGGAAGACGAACAAGAAGAACTTTATAGTCAAGTGCTTGAGCAATTTCGCGGGGCGCCGGTGGTTATGCGTACGCTGGATGTTGGCGGTGATAAACCGCTACCGTATCTGCCAATGGATGAAGAGAACCCATTTTTAGGCTGGCGTGGTATTCGGATGACGCTCGACCATCCCGAAATATTCTTAGTACAAATTCGTGCCATGTTGCGCGCATCCGTTGGTCGCAATAACTTGCGCATTTTATTACCAATGATTACCAGCGCCGAAGAAGTTGATGAAGCAGTACGAATGATTCATCAGGCTTATCATGAGGTAGCTGAAGAGTTGCAGTGCAGTGTCGACGAGCAGTTATTTGAGCCACAAATTGGTGTCATGATTGAGGTGCCAGCGCTGATTTATCAATTGCATTGTGTTGCCGATAAAGTCGATTTTTTCTCGGTCGGCACGAATGATTTAACGCAATATATGTTGGCAGTTGATCGAAATAATTCGCGAGTAGCCAGTTTATATGATGCATTTCATCCGGCTGTGCTCCACGCGCTAAAGCAAATTATTGAGCGCTGCGACGCACTGAATAAGCCAGTTTCCGTGTGCGGTGAATTAGCCGGTGAGCCGGGCGGAGCGCTTTTATTGCTCGCTATGGGTTACCGTAATTTCAGCATGAATAGCTATAATATTGATCGCATTCGTTGGATTATTCGGCATATATCAGCCGCCGATTTAGACGAAGTGTTACTGCGCGCTTTAGCATCGCGTTCCCCGCAAGAAGTGAAGCAACACGTTATCATGGCACTGGAAAACGCAGGTCTTGGCGGTTTTGTTCGTGCCGGTGGTTAA
- a CDS encoding sulfite exporter TauE/SafE family protein yields the protein MLLTGWLWCLAGGMVAGLLAGMLGIGGGLVIVPLLIYLLPLLGVAPDLVVQMAVATSLATIVMTTSSSARSHLKHGQVSFFWVRRLIPGLMVGAVLGAWLATLIHPEWLQRIFAVVLMLLSIRMLIPQRGGEPLTDVSKRLMALISTGMGTLSALVGIGGGSLTVPLLQRLRVPIRQAIAVSSVGSLSIGLSAVIAFIVLGQQLEGADGLLGYVHVKAWLAISITSMLFAPIGASLTQRLPVKHLQRGFAVFLVFISIKLAIG from the coding sequence GTGCTCTTAACGGGCTGGTTATGGTGTTTAGCCGGAGGTATGGTGGCAGGCTTGTTAGCCGGCATGCTCGGTATTGGCGGCGGCCTCGTGATTGTTCCTCTACTGATTTACTTGTTGCCATTATTGGGCGTTGCACCTGATCTGGTGGTGCAAATGGCGGTAGCCACCTCACTTGCAACCATTGTGATGACCACGTCCAGCTCGGCACGGTCGCATTTGAAGCATGGGCAGGTAAGTTTCTTTTGGGTTCGACGCTTAATTCCCGGCCTGATGGTAGGCGCCGTGTTGGGTGCTTGGTTAGCAACACTGATACATCCAGAGTGGCTCCAACGTATTTTCGCGGTGGTATTAATGTTGCTTTCTATTCGAATGCTGATACCACAACGCGGCGGTGAACCGCTCACTGATGTCTCGAAGCGATTGATGGCGTTGATTAGCACTGGCATGGGTACCCTATCAGCACTGGTTGGTATAGGTGGTGGCTCGCTAACCGTGCCGCTACTGCAAAGGTTACGAGTTCCCATCCGTCAGGCAATTGCGGTATCCTCTGTGGGAAGTTTAAGTATCGGTTTAAGTGCCGTCATTGCATTTATTGTGCTCGGTCAACAATTAGAAGGTGCAGATGGTCTGCTTGGGTATGTGCACGTGAAAGCGTGGCTCGCAATTTCAATCACATCAATGTTATTTGCGCCGATCGGAGCGAGCCTCACACAACGCTTGCCGGTTAAACATTTGCAACGTGGGTTCGCGGTATTTTTAGTCTTTATTTCAATCAAATTAGCAATAGGATAA
- the lgt gene encoding prolipoprotein diacylglyceryl transferase, with the protein MTQTEYMVHPSIDPIIVSIGPFDLRWYGLMYLVGFLFAWWWGNRQCRMPHYANQGWTEKRFSDLLFWAFMGVILGGRIGYVLFYQFDYFLQNPLYLFDITSGGMSFHGGMLGVITVLWLFAAKTKQSLLAVGDFIAPLVPVGLGAGRIGNFINGELWGRVTDVPWAMIFPAAGPLPRHPSQLYQAALEGVVLFIVLALYSRKPRPVGAIGGLFLIGYGLARFAVEYAREPDSHLGLLTFGWSMGQWLSAPMIVVGAVLMLLAYKNKNGANA; encoded by the coding sequence ATCACGCAAACAGAGTACATGGTGCATCCAAGTATCGATCCGATTATTGTCAGTATCGGGCCATTTGATTTACGCTGGTATGGCTTGATGTACCTCGTTGGTTTTCTGTTTGCTTGGTGGTGGGGCAACCGGCAGTGCCGTATGCCGCATTATGCAAATCAAGGCTGGACAGAAAAACGCTTCAGCGATTTGCTGTTTTGGGCGTTTATGGGCGTTATCTTAGGCGGCCGTATTGGCTACGTACTGTTTTATCAGTTCGATTACTTCCTACAAAATCCGTTATATCTGTTCGACATAACCAGTGGCGGTATGTCATTCCACGGTGGCATGTTGGGCGTGATTACGGTGTTATGGCTATTTGCGGCGAAAACCAAACAATCGCTACTTGCTGTGGGCGACTTTATCGCACCGCTAGTGCCAGTAGGTTTAGGTGCAGGTCGCATCGGTAATTTCATTAATGGCGAGTTGTGGGGGCGTGTGACCGATGTACCGTGGGCGATGATTTTCCCCGCAGCGGGACCTCTGCCACGTCACCCGTCACAGCTCTATCAAGCAGCTTTAGAGGGTGTCGTATTGTTTATTGTGCTGGCGCTCTACAGTCGCAAACCACGACCAGTTGGCGCTATTGGTGGGTTATTTCTGATTGGTTACGGTCTAGCGCGGTTTGCGGTGGAATATGCTCGTGAACCAGATAGCCATTTAGGCCTATTAACCTTCGGTTGGTCGATGGGACAGTGGTTATCGGCACCAATGATTGTTGTTGGCGCGGTGCTAATGTTGCTAGCTTATAAAAATAAAAACGGAGCAAACGCGTGA
- a CDS encoding thymidylate synthase → MKQYLELCQRIVDDGVWIENERTGKRCLTVINADLEYRVDRNEFPLITTRKSYWKAAIAELLGYIRGYSNAADFRALGTPTWDANANLNEAWLANPHRKGEDDMGRVYGVQGRAWAKPDGGVIDQLRKVVDNLSRGMDDRGEIISFYNPGEFHMGCLRPCMHTHNFSLLGDTLYLTSYQRSCDVPLGLNFNQVQVFTFLALMAQITGHKAGVAYHKIVNAHIYEDQLELMRDVQLKREPYPAPQLEINPDIKTLEDLETWVTMDDFAVHNYKHHPPIAYPFSV, encoded by the coding sequence GTGAAACAGTATTTAGAACTCTGCCAACGAATTGTCGATGATGGCGTTTGGATTGAAAACGAACGTACCGGCAAACGCTGTTTGACTGTCATCAACGCAGACCTTGAGTATCGTGTTGACCGCAATGAATTTCCGTTAATCACCACCCGCAAAAGCTACTGGAAAGCAGCCATTGCCGAGCTTTTGGGTTATATTCGAGGTTACTCGAACGCCGCTGATTTCCGCGCCCTCGGCACCCCAACTTGGGATGCGAATGCAAACTTAAATGAAGCTTGGCTTGCTAACCCGCACCGCAAAGGTGAAGACGACATGGGCCGCGTTTACGGTGTACAAGGACGTGCTTGGGCAAAACCTGACGGCGGCGTTATTGATCAGTTGCGTAAAGTGGTTGATAACCTGTCGCGCGGCATGGATGATCGAGGCGAAATCATCAGTTTCTATAACCCAGGCGAGTTTCATATGGGCTGTCTACGCCCGTGTATGCACACCCACAACTTCTCGCTACTTGGTGATACCTTGTACTTAACCAGTTATCAACGCTCGTGTGATGTGCCGTTGGGCCTGAACTTTAACCAAGTACAAGTATTCACGTTCTTGGCGTTAATGGCGCAAATTACCGGCCACAAAGCTGGCGTTGCGTACCATAAAATCGTCAACGCACATATTTACGAAGACCAACTTGAACTGATGCGCGATGTGCAACTGAAGCGCGAGCCATACCCAGCGCCGCAGCTTGAAATCAACCCAGACATCAAAACCCTCGAAGACTTAGAAACCTGGGTGACCATGGACGACTTCGCCGTCCACAACTACAAACACCACCCACCAATCGCATACCCTTTCAGCGTGTAG
- a CDS encoding helix-turn-helix transcriptional regulator, giving the protein MLSPAAQAEQLGERLKQARLNANITQVQLAEQAGVSRKIVLNAEKGQATLENFVALMQALDLTAQLDNFLPPQPISPVQLKKLQGKKRKRATGSRSKGYDDELDVDAW; this is encoded by the coding sequence ATGCTCTCACCTGCAGCCCAAGCCGAACAACTCGGCGAACGCCTCAAACAAGCGCGACTTAACGCGAATATTACCCAAGTGCAGCTTGCAGAGCAGGCAGGGGTATCGCGTAAGATTGTATTGAATGCCGAAAAAGGCCAAGCCACGCTTGAGAACTTTGTCGCCTTAATGCAAGCGCTTGATCTCACTGCACAGTTAGATAATTTCTTGCCGCCACAACCAATATCTCCGGTGCAGCTGAAAAAGCTGCAAGGCAAGAAGCGTAAGCGCGCGACAGGCTCTCGAAGCAAAGGATACGATGACGAATTGGATGTTGATGCATGGTAA
- a CDS encoding type II toxin-antitoxin system HipA family toxin — protein MVMEVIGVWYQDREVGALSFDTARGVGAFEYTPEFLTSGIELAPLKMPLKKQIYSFPELNFETFHGLPGLTADSLPDDFGNAVLNAWVASQGKQPSDITPLQRLQYTGRRGMGALEYRPATRLRGFEKSQDVEIKELIKVAQDVLNKRSQFHVELDPSGKTDQEAMLSLLSVGMSAGGARPKAVLAFSGDFTEVCSGQTDAPEGFVHYIMKFDGVTERTIQRETFDDPQGFGAMEYVYYLMARECGIEMMPCHLLDEGDRRHFLTQRFDRRDNEKLHVQTLTGIAHVDFKKPGSFSYAELFAVARQLKLNAHEAEQLLRRMIFNIVARNHDDHAKNFAFLYQNNRWQLAPAYDLAYSYKPGSKWVNQHWMQLNGKREDFTRADLHSLEKVSPMFTRKRIDAILEQTTEAVSKWRHLAKEQQVPVDLINEIASNHRLDL, from the coding sequence ATGGTAATGGAAGTTATTGGAGTATGGTACCAAGACCGCGAAGTTGGCGCGTTGAGTTTTGACACGGCGCGTGGTGTTGGTGCATTTGAATATACGCCAGAATTTCTAACCAGTGGTATTGAGTTAGCACCACTGAAAATGCCACTAAAAAAACAAATTTATAGCTTTCCTGAATTAAACTTTGAAACCTTTCACGGACTACCAGGCCTCACGGCTGATTCGCTTCCAGATGATTTTGGTAATGCGGTGCTCAATGCATGGGTAGCTAGCCAAGGTAAACAACCGAGCGACATTACGCCGTTGCAGCGCCTGCAATATACAGGTAGGCGCGGCATGGGCGCACTTGAGTATCGACCGGCGACACGGCTTCGGGGCTTTGAGAAGTCGCAAGACGTTGAAATCAAAGAGCTCATTAAAGTGGCGCAAGACGTACTGAATAAACGCTCGCAATTTCACGTCGAGCTTGATCCGAGTGGTAAAACAGATCAAGAGGCGATGTTGTCGTTGCTCTCGGTAGGGATGAGCGCTGGTGGCGCTAGACCCAAAGCGGTATTAGCCTTCAGTGGTGATTTTACCGAAGTGTGCTCAGGCCAAACCGATGCACCTGAAGGGTTTGTGCATTACATCATGAAGTTCGATGGTGTGACCGAGCGCACTATTCAGCGGGAAACATTTGATGATCCGCAAGGGTTCGGAGCCATGGAGTACGTCTATTATTTGATGGCGCGTGAGTGCGGTATCGAGATGATGCCATGCCATTTGTTGGACGAGGGCGATCGGCGCCACTTTTTAACGCAACGATTTGATCGCCGTGATAACGAAAAGCTTCATGTGCAAACGCTGACAGGTATCGCACATGTCGATTTCAAAAAGCCTGGAAGTTTTTCCTACGCTGAGCTATTCGCCGTCGCGCGACAACTCAAGCTCAACGCTCATGAGGCGGAGCAGCTTCTACGACGCATGATTTTTAATATAGTCGCCCGCAATCATGACGACCACGCAAAGAATTTCGCGTTTCTCTATCAAAACAACCGCTGGCAACTCGCACCAGCGTATGATCTTGCATACAGTTACAAGCCTGGTAGTAAATGGGTGAATCAACACTGGATGCAGCTCAACGGTAAACGAGAAGACTTCACTCGCGCCGATCTACATAGCCTCGAAAAAGTCAGCCCTATGTTTACCCGCAAGCGCATCGACGCCATTCTCGAGCAAACCACTGAAGCAGTCTCCAAATGGCGACACCTCGCCAAAGAGCAACAAGTACCAGTCGACTTAATTAACGAGATCGCCTCGAATCACCGCCTCGACCTCTAA
- a CDS encoding SH3 domain-containing protein, with product MKTSSFVLFMTLIVSMPVQAQDSWGRKLGEVLGELPLADYYRSATSFNDVHWVNDAQLREANVLYKISASSNVNVRAAATTDSAVISSLPANSLVQILSKRPFEPWFKVQLAGGTEGFIHESLLVRVE from the coding sequence ATGAAGACGTCTAGTTTTGTTCTATTCATGACGCTCATTGTCAGCATGCCTGTTCAGGCACAAGACAGCTGGGGGCGAAAGCTTGGCGAAGTACTCGGTGAATTGCCGTTGGCAGATTATTATCGAAGTGCCACCAGTTTCAATGATGTGCATTGGGTAAATGATGCCCAACTGCGAGAAGCGAATGTGCTGTACAAGATTAGCGCAAGTAGCAACGTGAATGTGCGTGCCGCCGCAACCACCGACAGCGCTGTCATATCAAGTTTACCAGCAAATAGTCTCGTGCAGATTCTGTCAAAACGACCGTTTGAGCCATGGTTTAAAGTTCAATTAGCTGGCGGAACCGAAGGATTTATTCACGAGAGTTTACTTGTTCGCGTCGAATAA
- the tcdA gene encoding tRNA cyclic N6-threonylcarbamoyladenosine(37) synthase TcdA — protein sequence MSKERFAGIQRVYGTAAAQSFQQHHVAVIGLGGVGSWAVEALARSGIGALTLIDLDDVCVTNINRQLPALTSTVGQLKTEVLAARVKDINPDCEVRVIDDFLSADNLNEYLGEPVTAVLDAIDSVTVKAALIAWCKRRKVPMVTCGGAGGQIDPSQVKSGDLAKATQDPLLAKVRSMLRRDYNFSKNPKRSFGVTAVHSTEQLRYPTGDGEWSHAKPGAGSMRMDCATGFGAAMPVTATFAMHATALLLKKL from the coding sequence ATGAGCAAAGAGCGTTTTGCGGGTATTCAACGCGTTTACGGCACGGCCGCAGCGCAATCATTTCAACAGCACCACGTTGCGGTGATTGGCTTGGGCGGCGTTGGCTCATGGGCGGTTGAGGCGCTGGCGCGCTCTGGTATTGGCGCACTCACGTTGATTGATCTCGACGATGTATGCGTGACGAATATCAATCGCCAGTTACCAGCACTAACAAGCACAGTTGGTCAACTTAAAACAGAAGTATTAGCCGCACGGGTAAAAGATATTAATCCAGACTGCGAAGTACGCGTGATTGACGATTTCCTGTCAGCGGACAACCTCAACGAATATCTCGGTGAACCGGTCACCGCCGTATTAGATGCCATTGATAGTGTGACGGTGAAAGCAGCATTGATTGCTTGGTGTAAGCGCCGAAAGGTGCCGATGGTGACCTGTGGTGGTGCCGGTGGGCAGATTGACCCAAGCCAAGTGAAGTCGGGCGACTTAGCCAAAGCCACGCAAGATCCGCTGTTAGCGAAAGTTCGTTCCATGCTGCGTCGCGATTATAACTTCTCAAAGAACCCGAAACGTTCGTTTGGTGTCACCGCCGTGCACTCGACCGAGCAATTACGCTATCCGACGGGCGACGGCGAATGGTCGCACGCTAAACCCGGCGCTGGCAGCATGCGTATGGATTGCGCCACCGGCTTTGGCGCCGCCATGCCGGTCACCGCCACCTTCGCCATGCACGCGACCGCATTACTCCTGAAAAAACTGTAG
- a CDS encoding SufE family protein, translating into MYGILTESDLSALREQLGSRENRMRYLVQLAKQAEIPDGFRTSEREVFGCEARVWVLADWHADQLCLTVDSESRVVLGLLMVIRQALHGASAEQVSNYSLDDHFDALGLADFVTSSRRNGLRNVIAKLQDK; encoded by the coding sequence ATGTACGGCATTTTAACTGAATCTGATCTGTCGGCGCTGCGAGAGCAACTAGGTTCTCGTGAGAATCGTATGCGTTATTTGGTGCAATTGGCGAAGCAAGCTGAGATTCCTGATGGCTTTCGTACATCTGAGCGCGAGGTGTTTGGTTGCGAAGCACGAGTTTGGGTGCTAGCTGACTGGCATGCTGACCAGTTATGTCTCACGGTTGATAGCGAGTCACGCGTGGTGTTGGGTTTATTGATGGTGATTCGGCAGGCATTACACGGTGCTAGTGCAGAGCAAGTTTCAAATTACTCGTTAGATGACCACTTTGATGCGCTTGGGTTGGCTGACTTTGTCACGTCTTCGCGCCGCAATGGCTTGCGCAATGTCATCGCCAAATTGCAAGACAAATAA